One Pantoea eucalypti genomic region harbors:
- a CDS encoding ABC transporter permease, translating into MTHLYWVALKSIWAKEVNRFARIWIQTLVPPVITMTLYFIIFGNLIGSRIGEMHGFSYMQFIVPGLIMMAVITNAYANVASSFFSAKFQRNIEELLVAPVPTHIIIAGYVGGGVARGVCVGILVTAISLFFVPFQVHSWSMVAITLLLTAILFSLAGLLNAVFARTFDDISLIPTFVLTPLTYLGGVFYSLSLLPPIWQAVSKLNPIVYMISGFRYGFLGINDVPLVFTLTVLVAFILVFYWLVYALIQRGRGLRT; encoded by the coding sequence ATGACACATTTGTACTGGGTGGCGCTGAAAAGTATCTGGGCCAAAGAGGTTAACCGTTTCGCCCGCATCTGGATCCAGACGCTGGTGCCGCCGGTCATCACCATGACGCTCTATTTCATCATCTTCGGCAACCTGATTGGTTCGCGTATCGGTGAGATGCATGGCTTCAGCTATATGCAGTTCATCGTGCCGGGATTGATCATGATGGCGGTGATCACCAACGCCTATGCCAACGTGGCGTCGTCGTTCTTCAGCGCCAAGTTCCAGCGCAACATTGAAGAGCTGTTGGTTGCACCGGTGCCGACCCACATTATTATTGCCGGTTATGTTGGCGGTGGCGTAGCGCGTGGTGTCTGCGTGGGCATTCTGGTGACGGCGATCTCGCTGTTCTTTGTGCCGTTTCAGGTGCACTCCTGGTCGATGGTCGCGATCACGCTGCTGCTGACCGCGATTCTGTTTTCACTGGCCGGCCTGCTGAACGCCGTGTTTGCCCGCACCTTTGACGATATCAGCCTGATCCCGACCTTTGTGCTGACGCCACTGACTTATCTGGGCGGCGTATTCTATTCACTGAGTCTGCTCCCGCCAATCTGGCAGGCGGTCTCTAAACTGAATCCAATCGTTTATATGATTAGCGGATTCCGTTATGGCTTCCTGGGCATTAACGATGTGCCGCTGGTGTTTACGCTCACGGTACTGGTGGCCTTTATTCTGGTGTTCTACTGGCTGGTCTATGCGCTGATACAGCGCGGGCGCGGATTACGCACCTGA